In Salmonella enterica subsp. enterica serovar Typhimurium str. LT2, a single window of DNA contains:
- the idnR gene encoding L-idonate regulator (GalR/LacI family; similar to E. coli L-idonate transcriptional regulator (AAC77221.1); Blastp hit to AAC77221.1 (332 aa), 89% identity in aa 1 - 332): protein MRNHRISLQDIATLAGVTKMTVSRYIRSPKKVARETGERIAQIMEEINYIPNRAPAMLLNAQSYTLGVLIPSFQNQLFADILAGIESVTSGHNYQTLIANYNYNRDSEEESVINLLSYNIDGIILSEKYHTLRTVKFLRSATLPIVELMDIQGDRLDMEVGFDNRQAAFDMVSTMLDKRQRRKILYLGSKDDIRDEQRYHGYCDAMTRRGLAPLRINPRAISSIHLGIQLMRDALTAHPDVDGVFCTNDDIAMGALLWCRERQLAVPEQISIAGFHGLEMGRQMIPSLASVITPRFEIGRRAAQMLLNKIKNNDLNHNTIDLGYQIYHGSTL, encoded by the coding sequence ATGAGGAATCACAGAATTTCTTTGCAGGATATCGCTACGCTTGCTGGCGTGACAAAAATGACGGTGAGCCGTTACATCCGCTCGCCGAAAAAAGTCGCCAGGGAAACCGGCGAGCGTATTGCGCAGATCATGGAGGAAATTAACTACATACCAAATCGCGCGCCAGCTATGCTGTTAAACGCGCAAAGTTACACTCTGGGCGTGCTGATCCCCTCTTTCCAGAACCAGTTGTTTGCCGACATTCTTGCCGGGATTGAATCCGTAACGTCGGGTCATAACTACCAAACTCTCATTGCGAATTACAATTACAATCGCGATTCGGAAGAAGAGTCCGTTATCAATTTACTGTCTTACAATATCGACGGCATTATTCTTTCAGAAAAATATCATACCCTCAGAACCGTCAAATTCCTGCGCTCAGCTACCCTTCCGATTGTAGAACTCATGGACATCCAGGGCGATCGCTTAGATATGGAGGTGGGGTTTGATAACCGTCAGGCCGCCTTTGATATGGTCAGCACCATGCTGGATAAACGCCAGCGGCGAAAAATCCTCTATCTGGGTTCAAAAGACGATATCCGAGATGAGCAGCGTTATCACGGCTACTGCGATGCGATGACGCGCCGGGGGCTGGCGCCGTTGCGCATCAATCCACGCGCTATCTCCTCTATCCATCTGGGGATACAGCTAATGCGTGATGCGCTTACTGCGCACCCGGACGTGGATGGCGTCTTTTGTACAAATGACGATATCGCAATGGGCGCTCTACTGTGGTGCCGCGAGCGTCAACTGGCCGTACCGGAGCAGATCTCCATCGCCGGCTTCCACGGTCTGGAGATGGGCAGGCAAATGATACCGAGCCTCGCCAGCGTAATTACCCCTCGTTTTGAGATCGGGCGCAGAGCCGCGCAGATGTTGCTCAACAAAATTAAAAATAACGATCTCAACCATAATACGATTGATTTGGGTTATCAGATTTATCACGGCAGCACGTTATAA
- the yjgP gene encoding putative permease (similar to E. coli orf, hypothetical protein (AAC77218.1); Blastp hit to AAC77218.1 (366 aa), 94% identity in aa 1 - 366), translating to MIIIRYLVRETLKSQLAILFILLLIFFCQKLVRILGAAVDGDIPANLVLSLLGLGVPEMAQLILPLSLFLGLLMTLGKLYTESEITVMHACGLSKAVLVKAAMVLALFTGILAAVNVMWAGPWSSKHQDEVLAEAKANPGMAALAQGQFQQATNGNSVLFIESVDGSDFHDVFLAQIRPKGNARPSVVVADSGHLTQLRDGSQVVTLNKGTRFEGTALLRDFRITDFQNYQAIIGHQAVALDPNDTDQMDMRTLWNTDNDRARAELHWRITLVFTVFMMALMVVPLSVVNPRQGRVLSMLPAMLLYLLFFLIQTSIKSNGGKGKLDPVIWMWAVNLIYLALAIGLNLWDTVPVRRLRARFLRKGAV from the coding sequence GTGATAATCATAAGATATCTGGTGCGGGAGACGCTCAAAAGCCAGCTGGCGATACTCTTCATCTTACTTTTGATCTTCTTTTGTCAAAAGTTAGTGAGGATTCTCGGCGCGGCGGTTGACGGCGATATTCCCGCAAATCTGGTGCTCTCGCTTCTGGGGCTGGGCGTACCGGAAATGGCGCAGCTCATCCTGCCTTTAAGCCTGTTCCTGGGGCTGCTGATGACGCTGGGCAAACTGTATACCGAAAGTGAAATTACGGTCATGCACGCCTGTGGGTTGAGCAAAGCCGTGCTGGTAAAGGCCGCCATGGTACTGGCGTTATTTACCGGTATCCTTGCGGCGGTTAACGTGATGTGGGCCGGCCCCTGGTCGTCAAAACACCAGGATGAAGTACTGGCGGAGGCGAAAGCGAACCCCGGTATGGCGGCGTTGGCGCAGGGACAATTCCAGCAGGCGACCAACGGCAACTCGGTGCTGTTCATCGAAAGCGTTGACGGCAGCGACTTCCACGATGTTTTCCTGGCGCAAATTCGCCCTAAGGGCAATGCTCGTCCTTCTGTAGTCGTGGCCGATTCCGGACACCTTACTCAGTTGCGCGATGGTTCCCAGGTTGTCACCTTAAACAAAGGGACGCGTTTTGAAGGGACGGCGTTGCTACGCGATTTTCGCATCACCGACTTCCAGAACTATCAGGCAATTATTGGCCATCAGGCCGTGGCGCTGGACCCGAACGATACTGACCAGATGGACATGCGCACGCTGTGGAATACCGACAACGATCGCGCTCGCGCCGAGCTGCACTGGCGTATCACGTTAGTCTTTACCGTATTTATGATGGCGCTGATGGTCGTGCCGCTCAGCGTGGTGAATCCACGTCAGGGGCGTGTCTTGTCTATGTTGCCCGCCATGCTGCTTTATCTGCTGTTCTTCCTGATCCAGACCTCCATTAAATCGAATGGCGGTAAAGGCAAACTGGACCCGGTTATCTGGATGTGGGCGGTCAACCTGATCTATCTGGCGTTGGCGATTGGTTTAAACCTGTGGGATACGGTGCCGGTCCGCCGCCTGCGTGCCCGTTTTCTGCGTAAAGGAGCGGTATAA
- the idnO gene encoding 5-keto-D-gluconate-5-reductase (similar to E. coli 5-keto-D-gluconate 5-reductase (AAC77223.1); Blastp hit to AAC77223.1 (254 aa), 92% identity in aa 1 - 254) codes for MNDLFSLAGKNILITGAAQGIGYLLATGLGRYGARIIVNDITPERAETAVTKLQQEGIKAIAAPFNVTHKQDIEAAVEHIEKDIGVIDVLINNAGIQRRHPFTEFPEQEWNDVIAVNQTAVFLVSQAVTRRMVARQAGKVINICSMQSELGRDTITPYAASKGAVKMLTRGMCVELARHNIQVNGIAPGYFKTEMTKALVEDEAFTSWLCKRTPAARWGDPQELIGAAVFLSSKASDFVNGHLLFVDGGMLVAV; via the coding sequence ATGAACGATCTTTTTTCACTGGCAGGTAAAAATATCCTTATCACCGGAGCCGCTCAGGGAATTGGTTATTTGCTGGCGACCGGTCTTGGTCGCTATGGCGCGCGCATTATTGTTAACGATATCACCCCGGAGCGCGCCGAAACAGCCGTGACGAAACTTCAGCAGGAAGGGATAAAGGCTATTGCCGCTCCTTTTAATGTCACCCATAAACAGGATATTGAAGCTGCGGTTGAACATATCGAAAAAGATATCGGCGTCATTGACGTCCTGATAAATAACGCCGGTATCCAGCGCCGTCATCCGTTTACTGAGTTTCCCGAACAGGAGTGGAATGACGTCATCGCCGTAAATCAGACCGCGGTTTTTCTCGTCTCTCAGGCCGTTACGCGCCGTATGGTGGCGCGGCAGGCAGGAAAAGTGATCAACATCTGTTCGATGCAAAGCGAGCTGGGCCGCGACACGATTACGCCATACGCCGCGTCGAAGGGTGCCGTGAAGATGCTGACTCGCGGCATGTGCGTGGAGCTGGCGCGTCATAATATCCAGGTCAACGGTATTGCGCCGGGGTACTTCAAAACGGAGATGACCAAAGCGCTGGTTGAAGATGAAGCCTTCACCTCCTGGCTATGCAAACGTACGCCTGCCGCACGCTGGGGCGATCCCCAGGAGCTTATTGGCGCAGCGGTGTTTCTCTCGTCAAAAGCCTCCGACTTTGTTAACGGACATCTGCTGTTTGTCGATGGCGGTATGCTGGTTGCCGTCTGA
- the idnT gene encoding GntP family L-idonate transport protein (similar to E. coli L-idonate transporter (AAC77222.1); Blastp hit to AAC77222.1 (439 aa), 94% identity in aa 1 - 439), whose product MPLIIIAAGVALLLVLMIGFKVNGFIALVLVAAVVGFAEGMGAQDVLHSIQNGIGGTLGGLAMILGFGAMLGRLISDTGAAQRIATTLINTFGKKRVQWALVITGLIVGLAMFFEVGFVLLLPLVFTIVASSGLPLLYVGVPMVAALSVTHCFLPPHPGPTAIATIFEANLGTTLLYGLIITIPTVIVAGPLFSKLLARFEKAPPEGLFNPHLFSEEEMPSFWNSIFAAVIPVILMAIAAVCEITLPKTNAVRVFFEFIGNPAVALFIAIIIAIFTLGRRNGRTVEQVMDIVGESIGAIAMIVFIIAGGGAFKQVLVDSGVGQYISQLMTGTSLSPLLMCWTVAAVLRIALGSATVAAITTAGVVLPIINVTHADPALMVLATGAGSVIASHVNDPGFWLFKGYFNLSVGETLRTWTVMETLISVMGLLGVLALNAVLH is encoded by the coding sequence ATGCCATTAATAATTATTGCGGCAGGCGTTGCGCTGCTGTTGGTTTTAATGATTGGCTTTAAAGTTAACGGCTTTATCGCCCTTGTTCTGGTTGCCGCCGTGGTGGGATTTGCCGAAGGGATGGGCGCGCAAGACGTCCTGCACTCCATACAAAACGGAATTGGCGGTACTCTGGGCGGACTCGCCATGATCCTCGGTTTTGGCGCGATGCTGGGAAGATTAATTTCCGATACCGGCGCCGCGCAGCGCATTGCGACGACGCTCATTAATACGTTCGGCAAAAAACGCGTGCAATGGGCGCTGGTGATCACCGGGCTTATCGTCGGCCTGGCAATGTTTTTTGAAGTCGGATTCGTACTGCTGTTGCCGCTCGTTTTTACGATTGTGGCCTCATCGGGACTGCCCTTGCTGTATGTCGGGGTTCCAATGGTCGCCGCCTTATCCGTTACGCACTGCTTCCTGCCGCCGCATCCCGGCCCTACTGCTATTGCGACAATTTTTGAGGCAAATCTCGGTACGACCCTGCTGTATGGGTTAATCATTACCATACCGACCGTGATTGTTGCCGGCCCTCTGTTTTCAAAATTGCTGGCGCGCTTTGAGAAAGCGCCGCCTGAAGGATTATTTAATCCTCACCTATTCAGTGAAGAGGAGATGCCGTCATTCTGGAACAGTATTTTTGCCGCCGTGATCCCGGTCATTCTGATGGCCATCGCAGCGGTATGTGAAATCACGCTGCCAAAAACGAATGCCGTGCGGGTTTTCTTCGAATTTATCGGTAATCCAGCAGTGGCGTTGTTTATTGCCATTATCATCGCCATTTTTACGCTGGGCCGACGCAACGGACGTACGGTTGAGCAGGTGATGGATATCGTCGGCGAGTCCATTGGCGCTATTGCGATGATTGTTTTTATCATCGCGGGCGGCGGCGCGTTTAAGCAAGTGCTGGTGGATAGCGGCGTGGGTCAATATATCTCGCAATTAATGACCGGCACCTCGCTATCTCCGTTATTAATGTGCTGGACGGTAGCCGCCGTGCTGCGTATTGCGCTAGGTTCCGCGACCGTGGCTGCGATAACCACAGCGGGCGTCGTATTGCCGATTATTAACGTAACCCACGCCGATCCGGCGTTAATGGTACTGGCGACAGGCGCGGGAAGCGTTATTGCATCACATGTTAACGATCCCGGTTTTTGGCTGTTTAAAGGGTATTTTAATCTTAGCGTCGGGGAAACCCTACGCACCTGGACCGTTATGGAAACATTGATTTCTGTCATGGGGTTGCTGGGCGTACTGGCGCTGAATGCGGTTCTGCATTAA
- the yjgQ gene encoding putative permease (similar to E. coli orf, hypothetical protein (AAC77219.1); Blastp hit to AAC77219.1 (361 aa), 97% identity in aa 2 - 361): MQPFGVLDRYIGKTIFTTIMMTLFMLVSLSGIIKFVDQLKKAGQGNYDALGAGMYTLLSVPKDIQIFFPMAALLGALLGLGMLAQRSELVVMQASGFTRMQVALSVMKTAIPLVLLTMAIGEWVAPQGEQMARNYRAQAMYGGSLLSTQQGLWAKDGNNFVYIERVKGDEELAGISIYAFNDQRRLQSVRYAASAKFDPEHKVWRLSQVDESDLQNPKQITGSQTVSGTWKTNLTPDKLGVVALDPDALSISGLHNYVKYLKSSGQDAGRYQLNMWSKIFQPLSVAVMMLMALSFIFGPLRSVPMGVRVVTGISFGFVFYVLDQIFGPLTLVYGIPPIVGALLPSASFFLISLWLMLRKS, from the coding sequence ATGCAGCCATTTGGTGTACTTGACCGCTATATCGGTAAAACCATTTTTACCACCATCATGATGACGTTGTTCATGCTGGTGTCGCTCTCCGGGATCATCAAGTTTGTCGATCAGCTGAAAAAAGCGGGGCAGGGTAACTACGACGCGCTGGGCGCGGGTATGTACACCCTGCTCAGCGTACCTAAGGATATCCAGATCTTCTTTCCTATGGCGGCGCTGCTTGGCGCGCTGCTGGGACTGGGGATGCTGGCGCAGCGTAGCGAACTGGTGGTGATGCAGGCATCGGGTTTCACCCGTATGCAGGTGGCGCTGTCGGTGATGAAAACGGCTATCCCCCTGGTGCTGTTAACCATGGCGATCGGCGAATGGGTCGCCCCGCAGGGCGAGCAGATGGCGCGTAACTATCGTGCGCAGGCGATGTATGGCGGTTCGCTGCTTTCCACCCAGCAAGGTCTGTGGGCGAAAGACGGGAATAACTTTGTCTATATTGAACGGGTGAAGGGCGACGAGGAGCTGGCCGGCATTAGTATTTACGCTTTCAACGATCAGCGTCGTTTGCAGTCAGTGCGTTACGCCGCTTCGGCAAAATTCGACCCGGAGCATAAGGTCTGGCGTTTGTCGCAGGTGGATGAGTCCGATCTGCAAAACCCGAAACAGATCACCGGTTCGCAGACGGTGAGCGGCACCTGGAAAACGAATCTGACGCCGGATAAGTTAGGCGTGGTGGCGCTGGACCCGGATGCGCTTTCCATCAGCGGTCTGCATAACTACGTTAAATATCTGAAGTCGAGCGGACAGGACGCCGGACGTTATCAGCTCAATATGTGGAGTAAAATCTTCCAGCCGCTCTCCGTGGCGGTGATGATGCTGATGGCGCTGTCGTTTATCTTTGGACCGCTGCGTAGTGTGCCGATGGGCGTGCGCGTGGTGACGGGGATTAGCTTCGGCTTCGTCTTTTACGTTCTCGACCAGATTTTTGGCCCGCTGACGCTGGTATACGGCATTCCGCCGATTGTCGGCGCGCTGCTGCCGAGCGCGTCTTTCTTCCTGATTAGCCTCTGGCTAATGCTGCGTAAGTCGTAA